The genomic stretch TTTTTCCATCTTCGTCACTAGCAAACTTGTACTCATTCCTGCTGCACAACATAATAAAATATTCATCTTTTTATTCCTCCTATTTATCCACAATAATATTTTTTTTTAACCAATTAGCCAATTAGCCAATTAATCTAAACAGTCTAATTTGGCAAATGCTTCAAAAGTACTTTAATCACCTACTTTTATAGTTTATTTTGAAAGCGTTTAATTTTACAGAAATGATTTTTCCGTTACGTAACGGAAAAATGTTTAAATACTTAAAATAAAGTTTAACAAATTAAATTATCCTCCAATAACATGCCGATAAAATAAAAAGGGTATTCCTATTTTGGAATACCCTCATTTTTTCCCTATTCTGTTGTAAAAAGACGTATTTCCTATTAATGTTTCATATCAATTTCGTATCATTTAAAATCCTTATAATTTCTTCAGCAGACTTACCTTTTAGTATTTTTTTAACTGTTGCACTGTTTTCAATTAGAGCCAAGAGCCTTTTATACATACCTTCCAGATCATCCTCATTAGGTTCTTTTTTTACATTTAACAAGCAGATAAATTGAACCATTTGTTTATCAGTCCATTCGATGGGCTTCCTTAACGTGCATATAGTCCAAAATGTGTCCTCTGTTTCCGGTGTAAGTGCATGAGGGATGGCCACCAGATTCCCAAAGCTGGTTGGAGCAAGCGACTCCCTTTCCAACACAGAATTTATGTAATCTTTGGAGACGAGCTTTTGTTTATATAATTCTTCACATAAAAAACGGATAGCGCTTTCTTTATCCCCAAAGTCTTTATGAATAAAAACTCTTGATTCATCTAAATAACTTTTTTCCCCATTCTTTTTAACATGTAATAAGCCTTCTCGGATATTTTCAATATCTTCTTCTCCTAAAAATGTGTTGACCACTTGTACTGGAACAACTATAACTTCTTTTATTGGAATCGTACTAATAATAAAATCAATAGAGGAAAGGTCGTATTCTTTTAATTGATAATAATTGGTTGAAGCTACAATATCGATTTCATCTTTAAACACATTTTGCAAACGATAATACAATAGTCTTGCACTTCCAACGCCAGAAGCACACACCACAATCACCCGTTTTGGCCTTTTCTGCCTTGTCTTCATTTTTTCTAATGCCACACCTATGTGCAATGCAATATAAGCAATCTCGTTTTCTCCTACCTCAATCTCCAAATATTCCTCAATGCATCTGCTGGCAATGGCAGCACCTTCAAAGGCGCTAGGATATTTCCTTTTAATTTCGTTTAATAATGGATTACGAATGTTTAAGTTATAACGCAACCGGTTCATTGCTGGCCGTATATGTAAAGTCATCGATTGAATGAATTCTTCATCATCATGAAAATCCCAATTTAATTCATTTTTCAATCTTTCCAGCATGCAATGAATTATGTTATCTAACTCATCAAAATGACTAAATTCTTTCAACGTATTCTTGTGAATTAATTTTGTCCCCAACAAATGGACAATAATATAATTAATTTCAGATTGCGGGAATTTAAAGCCTGTAAACTCCTCAACTTCTTTGACAATTTCATTGGCAACAATTTTTTCTAAGGGATATTTTCCTGTTAAATCGTGTTCGAGGCTTTCAATGACAAAACCTTCTTCAATTCTCTTACATCCAATTGTAATATGGGTTGCCAAATTTTCGAGTGCAATGTCGGATATTTCAATTTTGTATTCATTCACTTTTTTTACGATGATTTCTTTTATCTTTTCAAACAGGTTTTCATCCAAAACATGAAAAGAATTACTTTCAATGATTAAGTTGCTATTTCGGCTTAACATAAAACTTGATAAACATAGCCGCTTCATATATTCATCGCCTTCAACCTGCGTACCATAATGTGGTCTGGTAACTAACTTCAATTGATATCTTTCCAATATTTCACGGACAATTTTCAAGTCATTTTGAACCTTAGGCTTTGAAACAAATAGCTCCCCCTCAAGGTTTTCTATTTTGATTGGTCTCTTTTCTAATAAAAAGCGTTTTAATATATACATAACCCGATTTTCCTTTTCAGAAAAATCCGATTTATTTTCATCTATCGCTTCATTCTCATTAGAATTATACTCCTTTTCAAACACTTCATAATCTTTTATATCTAATATATATCCTTTTCCTCGAACCGACTCAATGATTATTCCTAACGACGAGCATTGTGATTGAAGTTCTTTAATCTCGTTGCGAATGGTTCTATCACTAAAACCAAGTTCTTTTGCCATCCATTCAGCTGTAACAGGTTCTTTTGCTTTCATTAAAGACATCACGATGTCTTTTTGTCGTTTCGAAATCACTTTTCTATCCTCCTTAATTTATGCTCTATTTGAATTGATTCATGCTACTTTATTTATTCTTCACTTGGGTCGTTCTGTCAAGGGCGAGCGGAACTCATATACTTATGTTACAGTTCACTGTCCTTGATATTGAACTAACTACCCAATAATAAAAAAAGAGCAAATCATTCAGACCCAAGTTTTATTCAACTATCGCATTGCGTTAGTTGAGCAGTGTTATATTACTAAATCTATAATTTGATTTTTAATCTTTTTCCAAATACCCATTTGAATAGATAAGACTTTAATCTGTTTAAAATAGTTCTGTAACTTGATTATCCTCCCCATCATGCATATAACAAAAGTGGTCTAAGGCAATTCCCCATTCATTATATTCCAATACCATGAAGTGATCGCGTTTTGGTAAACCATCTATATGTTCAACTATTGATTCTATCTCTATTTCAACATTCGTAATTAGCCCACCCTATATGTGTTAGTAGTATAACAAATTTTATATAATTAGTTTATTAACCTTGTCCTGAATCTACACTTTTCTAGAACTTATATCTTCGAATTAAATAGATAAGAGACTTCTATTTTTAAAATACGAGACTCAAATTGTCGGGAATTTTTGCTCTCTGTACATTGGTTTAAAAAGAGTAAGGCATCGTAAAATCCATAACCTAATAATCACGATAAGCCATGTTTGTTTCCACTTCTTCAATCGTTTTACGCATGGAGCGAATGCCAAATTTATTTTGAATAAAGGTTAACTTAATTAAAATAACAGGATCAATGCACGGGCGATCCACAGGAGAATACATGTCTTCCACTAATTTATAAATATATTTTAAAACAAAAAAGACTGTAGACAAACTCGAATTTCATTGAGTTTGTCTACAGTCTGAAACCACCTTAAAAAGGTGGTCTTAAATATACTTCCGATGAATATTCTTCCCATCATAACTAAACAAAACAGACTTACCTTCTATATGCGTCTCCAAATGAACACCTCTACCCCACAACTGATGAATATAAGGCATAACCTTCTCAACATACTTCACATCAAGTTCCATATGTTCATAAGAGTGCTTCAAATAAAGTTCACCATTTTTTAAATAATCTCCTTCTTTTACAACGATGTATGGAAATCCACCATTTACCCTGCTAACAACTAACTGATCCCAAACATTTTCCCATGCTTTATCAGTGACTTTATACTCCTTACCTTGTCACTGGAATAAATACATATCTTCACGCATGACAAGATCTTTAGTTAAGTAGTTTCGTATAAATGAGCTATCAGATTCTAACTCACGTACTTCAAACATTTTTTCTCGACCGCTTCCAGGTTTAACACCTAACTCACGCATTTCTTTTGTTGGGTGATTGTACCGCTCTTCAATGTCTTCAAACATTCTTAGTCCTAAATAATATGGATTAATGCTTGTTTTAGATGGTTGAACAACACCCGCGTTTAGTTTTGCGTATTCAATTGCTTCGTTTGAGTCTAGGTTCAGTTCGCGCATGATGCGGATGTGCCAATAACTTGCCCAGCCTTGTTTCTCTCAAAGATCTTAAATGTTCTTCTTAATTTAAGAGAAATATAGTGTAACCATATATAATTTACATTCTTACGTATTTATTTTGAAGCCCATCTTTATACTCACGTATTTCACCTTTTGCAACTAAATAACTTAAATAGGCATTAGTCTCTCCTAGTGCAATCCACTTTTCTAGTACACTTGAACCTATTGGAATTAAAGTATTTGATACTTGATAAGCACTCATCTCTCCTGTAATCTGCTCGAGTACGAAACCAATTCGTTCTTCATAATGATGTAGTAATTCGTTAATTCTCTCTTGTGCATCCATAAAAATGGGACCATGTCCTGGTAAAACTAATGAAATTTCCATTAATTGCATCGTTTTTAATGTCTCAAGATACATACTTAATGGATTTTTATTTCCGTAGCCATGATATGAAATATAAGGAATAGTTTCTCTAGTCAAATGATCTCCTGACAGAAGAATCTGTTCTTCACTATTATAAAAACAGATGTGCCCATCCGAATGACCAGGCATTTGTATAGCTTCAAATAGAAGCTCACCAATAGGATAAAACCTATTTGTTTCTATGGTACACACGTTGTTCGGAAATCTGTTAGTTGATGTGTTCACAGGGTGTAATTGCTTTATTAGATCATGCGGCATGCCTGCTGATAAGTAAAATGTTGAAAATGCTTCCGCTTCTAGAACATTCCGGGCGACGGCTTGTTCTTTCTCACTTAGAAAAACATCCGCTCCAGTTTGCTGTTGTAATTCTTTTACGTATTCAAAATGATCAGGGTGATGATGTGTTATCAAGATACGCTCAACATCACGATGTGGTTCAACACCGTATTTATTAAACGCAACTTTCCAGGCAAGACGTGTTTCATTACGATTCATTGCCGTATCGATGATTGTCCACATTCCTTCTCTACGAGCTAAGTAACAATGAACATTATCATTCCAGAAAGGTAGTGGAATTGTTACTTGATAGATGCCGTATCCATTCATTTTTTCGATTCCTTCATTAATTAATTGCATAATGGAATTTTGCACCTCTACTTTAGCCGTTTATTTTTTTGGTATGAGGCTTTAACCTAAAATTTATTTCATACAATCTGATTATTTACAGCGTTTTTAACTATTTCATTGGTTTGGACTGGTTTTTCTTTTAGGAAAAGAGCACTTACTGCTGCTATAGCTGCAAGAACTGAGAAAAATATAAATACTTTAGTGAAATCAAAACTTCCACCTGTACGAACTGTTATTAAATAACCGGCTACTAACGGGGTTACAAATGCCCCCAACTGACCACAACCATTAACCATTCCCGTTACACTACCGACAACTTCACTAGGGTATCTTTTTTGAAGTGCAGCTGTAAGAGAACCAGAGTTAAATGCTACAAAAAATCCTGAAGCCAATAGTAAAGTTAATAGCATAGGTGTATTTCCCTTACTAACAGATCCGAGCATCCAAAGTACAGGAATACATCCAATATAAGCGATTAGAGCAATCGGCTTCATTTTGTTAAATTTATCCATCAACCAACCACCCATTAAAATACTGATGATACTAATTATTGGAGGTAATGCTGAGACAAATCCCATTTCCTTAATATTAAAGTTGTGTTGTTGAACTAAGAAAGTGCTAAGCCAAGTTGTGAACCCCCAAAGAATACCGATCTGACAAAACATCATCAAGCAAATCACATAGAAGGTACGATCTTTCAAGTAAATTTTGTGGTTAACTTTTTCCTTCGTAGTTACTTGTAGAGTTGCCTCTTTATTCAGATTTATAAAGTCTAATTCACTTTTACTTATTCTGCCTTTTTTATACATTTCTTCTGGTGTATCTTTAAAGAACAACCAAAGTAGTAAAATACCAATTACACCAGGAATAGCTAATGTGAAGAATACAGGTCTCCACTGACCGTCAAATAAAGAAGCAGAGAGATTAGTTAAGATGATAGGTACTAGTGCTAATCCAACGTAATTTGAAGTATTAAAAATTGAAAGGGCTTTACCACGTTCTGAATATGGGAACCAATTACTAATTGCTTTAGCCGAAGGTGGAAAATGATGTGCTTCTCCAAGCCCTAAACCTATTCGCAAAGCAATAAACTGGGTAAAATTTTTGACAAATCCAGTAACTACACTTACTAAAGTAAAAACAATTATGGCAACATTCATGACCTTTTTGGGTCCGAATTTATCCGCTAAAAATCCCGAAGTAACCTGACCGACTGCATACGCGAAAAAGAACGCAGAAGCGATTTGCCCAACTTGGACTGGCGTTAAATTCATATCTTTTTGTATGAATGGTAAGAAAGTTAACACAGCTACACGATCAAAGTAATTGATTATATATAGTAGCCAAACGATAAACAGTATAACGTATTTATATCCCCATAATTTCCTTACTGCATTTGACATCTATTTTTACTCCCCTTCCTTTATTGGCTTTTCTTATTTTTTAATCCTTCAATAAATTCATAACCTCATTAACAATGTTGTCCCATACCTTAGAATTTGGATCAATAATTTCAAAATGTTCGACATTAGGTAACGTAATCATCTTAACTTGGTCACCTGCTTTTTCGGCAAGTTCTTTATATAGGACACTTAATTTTACTGGAACATTTACATCTAAATCACCATGAATCAATACTTGGGGAACTTTTAACGGAAGCAATTGAACTGGTGAAACCTCAGCATATCTTTCAGGTACTTCAAATGGTGTACCCCCTACATAGTCAGTTACTGGGTTATCAATTTTCATATTTTTTACTATTCTTTGTTTGTAATTAATCAGGTTATTCATAAGTTCTAAGTCAATTATGCCACCTAAACTGACTACTCCTTTAAGTAATAGGGGGGCACTGGATGTTTTTAATATACTATCTTCTTGTAGACGATAACGGCCCGCTAACCAGAAAGCAAGCTGGCCTCCAGCTGAATGGCCCATTGCAACCACTTTTGTTAAATCCAAATCATATTGTTCGCCTATTGTTTCTATAAAGTCTGTTGCATTGGCAACATCATTTAAAGTACCAGGATAAGCACCTCCAATGTTACCTACCCTTCTATATTCAATATTCCAAGTTGCTATTCCACGTTTAGTAAGATCTTCTGCAACGGCATCCATTAAATCTACCGCAAACATCGATTTCCAAAATCCTCCATGAATAACGACAGCTACAGGATGTGGTCCTGTACCTTCAGGAATACGTAATTCTCCGTATTGCCACTGATCATCACCATAATTCAACCGTATCTTTTTTGTGTTTCCAATTTCACTATCAACTCTCATGTAAACGCCTCCATTTTTCTGGGTACCTAAGGATTAACTTAAATTATTACACTCACATCTCTCCTCCTTTTTCCATTTGTAATACAAATTAAAAACAGCTTTAAAAATAAGTAGTATTATATAATACTACTCTTATTAAATGTATTATAGTTATTTTTCAGAATATTATCAATATTAATTTTAAAAATAGAAGTATTTTTCGGTACCACTATATACCAGACACATCTACTCATTCATGTAGCATTCACACAAAGATTGAAAACTTAAAAATTATGAATTGCTGTATAGCTTGATTATTTTGTTCAATCTAGTAGTATTTATATATACTCATCTACAATTAACAACAAATAAATATAATAATTGTAAAAGGAGGTACATATGGTTGAACTTTTAAAAAAAATAGGATTATCTGACCTTGAAGCACGTTGCTATTTGGCATTACATGAAGAGCCTGGAATATCAGGTTATGAAGTAGCTAAAAGAGTATCAGTTTCACGTACTAATGTTTATTCTGCTTTGAGATCATTAACGGACAAGGGTGCTTGTCGATGCATAGAAGGAGATCCAGCTAGATACGATGCTGTTCCCATAGAACAATTAACAAAACATTTACAAACGGAATTTGAACAAGTAACAAAAGTATTAGTAAATCAATTAAAGTCTCCAACTATAATTGCTCCTTCTTTTTATAATTGGCAAGGAGATAAGCAACTTAGTACAACTATTCGTCGAATAATTGCCAACGCAAAAGATTTCATTGTAATAGACATATGGTCAGAAGATTTACATTGGGTTGAAGATGACTTACTTGATGCTGAAAATAGAGGTGTCAACGTGATACTTATTACAATTGGAGAATGTCAAACATCACTTAAGAACATTTTTGTCCATATTCGAAGTGAAGATTGGAGCATTTCTAGTTTAAGAAATTTTTCTATTTTATGCGATTCAAAAAAAGCTTTAATCGGTGGTTTTGGAAATTCAACAAAACTCACTGCCTTAGAAACTGACCATCCATCAGTAGTTGGAATGTTAAAAACTGCTTTTTACCATGATCTAATCATGCAACATATTGAAAAAGATTTTCAAACTGAACTTCTGGAGAGATATGGTGAAAAATACAAAAAAATATTAGATTTTTATGCTTTTGAAAAAGGTTGGAATATCTAAGTTAATGTTCTTTCCTTTAATTAATCAATCATATAGAAAAGGTTGCTTCCGCAACCTTTTCTTTTTTTCCCATCCAATCGGATTCTGCAGTTATCTGGCTAAAGGATCGCCAACTTTCTAAAAGTGCTGAGCGGTTTATTGAGGCACTACATACAGAACCAGCATGACTTCGGCTTTGTATTTGATGAAAAAAAATACCACCTCTAAGAGGTGGTATTATATATACTTCCGATGAATATTCTTCCCATCATAACTAAACAACACAGACTTACCTTCTATATTCGTCTCTAAATGAACCCCTCTACCCCACAACTGATGAATATAAGGCACTACCTTCTCCACATACTTCACATCTAATTCCATATTTTCATAGGAATGCTTCAAATAAAGCTCACCATTTTTTAAATAATCTCCTTCTTGTACAACGATATATGGAAATCCTCCATTTACCCTGCTAACTACAAGTTGGTCTCTAACATTTTCCCATGCCTTATCAGTGACTTTATATTCCTTACCTTGTCTCTGGAATAAATACATATCTTCACGCATGACAAGATCTTTAGTTAAGTAGTTTCGTATAAATGAGCTATCAGATTCTAACTCACGGACTTCAAACATTTTTTCTCGACCGCTTCCAGGTTTAACACCTAACTCACGCATTTCTTTTGTTGGGTGATTGTATCGCTCTTCGATGTCTTCAAACATTCTTAGTCCTAAATAATATGGATTAATGCTTGTTTTAGATGGTTGAACAACACCCGCGTTTAGTTTTGCGTATTCAATTGCTTCATTTGAATCAAGATTTAGTTCACGCATAATTCTTATATGCCAATAACTTGCCCAGCCTTCATTCATAATTTTCGTCTCAAGCTGTGGCCAGAAATACAGCATTTCCTCCCGTAACATTGTCAAAATGTCACGTTGCCATTCTTCTAGTTCTCTTGAGTATTCTTCAATAAATAAGAGGATATCTTTTTCTGGTTGAGGTGGGAATTGTTTACGTTTAATAGGGATAAGATTTGAGTCATTTTTCTTTTCTTTACTGTGATCCATATTCCAAAGATCATCATATGGTGTAACTCTTTTCTTCTCTTTAAGTGGAAAATCATTTTCTAAATCATATGCCAGTTTTGGTCTCATTAATGATGGATCAATATGTTCTTGAATAGAGAGAACTGCATCTAGGAAATTTTCTACTTCTTGTTTTCCGTAAATATGTTCATAGTGCTTAATTCGTTCAGCAGTAGCTGCCATACTTTCAACCATATCTCTCTTTGTATTTGAGAAACGTATGTTATTTTTAAAGAAGTCACAATGGGCTAAAACGTGTGCAACGATTAATTTATTTTGAACGAGAGAGTTTGTATCTAATAAAAACGCGTAACATGGGTCAGAGTTAATAACCAATTCGTAAATTTTACTTAATCCCAAATCGTAATGAAGCTTCATCTTATAAAACTGTTTTCCGAAGCTCCAGTGGGAGAATCTTGTAGGCATACCATATGCGCCGAAAGTATAAATGATATCTGCAGGACAGATTTCATAGCGCATTGGGTAAAAATCTAGCCCAAATCCTCTCGCAATTTCTGTTATTTCATCGATTGCATATTCCAAAGCCCTATAATCACTTGCCTTCATCACACTCTCCTCCTGTCTCTTCTTATATTATTCTATGAACAGTAAATTGAATTAATGTAAAAATAGTCATATCTCTACTACATTCATAAGCTTTATTCGAAATTGAAAAATGCAAAAAAACGTATGAAAAAATTTCATACGGTAGTTCATTTTATTTTTTCAATGCGATGGATATAACTTGTTTTTGAAATTTTTTATTTTTTGTAGCATTTCCATTTTAAGGGTCATAATTTCCCTAGTGTTTAGCTTTAAATTTATTTAATGTTAGTATCTCTAGTTTTAATAAAAATATTCTTATGATCAGGAAAGAAAGGTTGCTGAAAATAGCGCAGTCATATTCCGGGATCAAGATTAAAATCTGGAATCGCAATTAATTTGGGGTGGCTTCAGACAAACCTTAAAAATGACTGGAAATCACTAAAAATCAGCTCATTTCCACCTTATTTTGATTCGGCCGAACCAAAATTAAGCCATTTCTTTAATAAATTAATCAAAATCGACCAGAAATGAACTAATTTACTTAAATATTCTACCTTCCCAAACCCCCGGCACCATCTGCTTTTCCAACCACTAAAATATCCATCCTTATTTTACCTAACCACTACACTAGCACTTTGT from Arthrobacter citreus encodes the following:
- a CDS encoding transcription antiterminator, which codes for MISKRQKDIVMSLMKAKEPVTAEWMAKELGFSDRTIRNEIKELQSQCSSLGIIIESVRGKGYILDIKDYEVFEKEYNSNENEAIDENKSDFSEKENRVMYILKRFLLEKRPIKIENLEGELFVSKPKVQNDLKIVREILERYQLKLVTRPHYGTQVEGDEYMKRLCLSSFMLSRNSNLIIESNSFHVLDENLFEKIKEIIVKKVNEYKIEISDIALENLATHITIGCKRIEEGFVIESLEHDLTGKYPLEKIVANEIVKEVEEFTGFKFPQSEINYIIVHLLGTKLIHKNTLKEFSHFDELDNIIHCMLERLKNELNWDFHDDEEFIQSMTLHIRPAMNRLRYNLNIRNPLLNEIKRKYPSAFEGAAIASRCIEEYLEIEVGENEIAYIALHIGVALEKMKTRQKRPKRVIVVCASGVGSARLLYYRLQNVFKDEIDIVASTNYYQLKEYDLSSIDFIISTIPIKEVIVVPVQVVNTFLGEEDIENIREGLLHVKKNGEKSYLDESRVFIHKDFGDKESAIRFLCEELYKQKLVSKDYINSVLERESLAPTSFGNLVAIPHALTPETEDTFWTICTLRKPIEWTDKQMVQFICLLNVKKEPNEDDLEGMYKRLLALIENSATVKKILKGKSAEEIIRILNDTKLI
- a CDS encoding MBL fold metallo-hydrolase; the encoded protein is MQLINEGIEKMNGYGIYQVTIPLPFWNDNVHCYLARREGMWTIIDTAMNRNETRLAWKVAFNKYGVEPHRDVERILITHHHPDHFEYVKELQQQTGADVFLSEKEQAVARNVLEAEAFSTFYLSAGMPHDLIKQLHPVNTSTNRFPNNVCTIETNRFYPIGELLFEAIQMPGHSDGHICFYNSEEQILLSGDHLTRETIPYISYHGYGNKNPLSMYLETLKTMQLMEISLVLPGHGPIFMDAQERINELLHHYEERIGFVLEQITGEMSAYQVSNTLIPIGSSVLEKWIALGETNAYLSYLVAKGEIREYKDGLQNKYVRM
- a CDS encoding MFS transporter, with protein sequence MSNAVRKLWGYKYVILFIVWLLYIINYFDRVAVLTFLPFIQKDMNLTPVQVGQIASAFFFAYAVGQVTSGFLADKFGPKKVMNVAIIVFTLVSVVTGFVKNFTQFIALRIGLGLGEAHHFPPSAKAISNWFPYSERGKALSIFNTSNYVGLALVPIILTNLSASLFDGQWRPVFFTLAIPGVIGILLLWLFFKDTPEEMYKKGRISKSELDFINLNKEATLQVTTKEKVNHKIYLKDRTFYVICLMMFCQIGILWGFTTWLSTFLVQQHNFNIKEMGFVSALPPIISIISILMGGWLMDKFNKMKPIALIAYIGCIPVLWMLGSVSKGNTPMLLTLLLASGFFVAFNSGSLTAALQKRYPSEVVGSVTGMVNGCGQLGAFVTPLVAGYLITVRTGGSFDFTKVFIFFSVLAAIAAVSALFLKEKPVQTNEIVKNAVNNQIV
- a CDS encoding alpha/beta hydrolase, whose protein sequence is MRVDSEIGNTKKIRLNYGDDQWQYGELRIPEGTGPHPVAVVIHGGFWKSMFAVDLMDAVAEDLTKRGIATWNIEYRRVGNIGGAYPGTLNDVANATDFIETIGEQYDLDLTKVVAMGHSAGGQLAFWLAGRYRLQEDSILKTSSAPLLLKGVVSLGGIIDLELMNNLINYKQRIVKNMKIDNPVTDYVGGTPFEVPERYAEVSPVQLLPLKVPQVLIHGDLDVNVPVKLSVLYKELAEKAGDQVKMITLPNVEHFEIIDPNSKVWDNIVNEVMNLLKD
- a CDS encoding TrmB family transcriptional regulator, yielding MVELLKKIGLSDLEARCYLALHEEPGISGYEVAKRVSVSRTNVYSALRSLTDKGACRCIEGDPARYDAVPIEQLTKHLQTEFEQVTKVLVNQLKSPTIIAPSFYNWQGDKQLSTTIRRIIANAKDFIVIDIWSEDLHWVEDDLLDAENRGVNVILITIGECQTSLKNIFVHIRSEDWSISSLRNFSILCDSKKALIGGFGNSTKLTALETDHPSVVGMLKTAFYHDLIMQHIEKDFQTELLERYGEKYKKILDFYAFEKGWNI
- a CDS encoding SpoVR family protein; the encoded protein is MKASDYRALEYAIDEITEIARGFGLDFYPMRYEICPADIIYTFGAYGMPTRFSHWSFGKQFYKMKLHYDLGLSKIYELVINSDPCYAFLLDTNSLVQNKLIVAHVLAHCDFFKNNIRFSNTKRDMVESMAATAERIKHYEHIYGKQEVENFLDAVLSIQEHIDPSLMRPKLAYDLENDFPLKEKKRVTPYDDLWNMDHSKEKKNDSNLIPIKRKQFPPQPEKDILLFIEEYSRELEEWQRDILTMLREEMLYFWPQLETKIMNEGWASYWHIRIMRELNLDSNEAIEYAKLNAGVVQPSKTSINPYYLGLRMFEDIEERYNHPTKEMRELGVKPGSGREKMFEVRELESDSSFIRNYLTKDLVMREDMYLFQRQGKEYKVTDKAWENVRDQLVVSRVNGGFPYIVVQEGDYLKNGELYLKHSYENMELDVKYVEKVVPYIHQLWGRGVHLETNIEGKSVLFSYDGKNIHRKYI